Within the Glycine soja cultivar W05 chromosome 3, ASM419377v2, whole genome shotgun sequence genome, the region ATGGAAATGGATTCTGCACACATCAGTGAATTTTAACCATTGAATGGAGACtgatattttgaattaaatttatccAGATAAATTATGAGTGGTATGAATTATATTTAACAGTTGCGCGATCAATTGAATGTGAGAATTTTTTGACCGATGGAAATCCAAATTCTTGATTAGTAAAAtcctaagagtgtgtttggatgaataCTTTCATCTGAGCAATTCATTTTAAATGAGATATtaaattattgtcattttaaatttagtgtgtggataataatttaagaagaaattaaatgcctggaattttaataaagaattttaattaatcaaaactTAGTCATATGAAATTCTCCTAAAAATCtaggaatttgaatttctcaaaacGTGTTCGTACTCACACCGTGCTGTACTCATTAGTCTTCTTCCAAAGTCAAGCAATCTCTGTGTTCGAAATGGCTCGTACGACGCAAACCGCAAGGAAGTCCACCAGAGGAAAAGCTTCGAGAAAGCAACTTGCCACGAAAGCAGCACACAAGTCCGCTCCGGCGACCGGCGGCGTGAAGAAGCCGCACCGTTTCAGGCCAAGTACGGTGGCGCTAAGGGAGATCCGAAAGTACCAGAAGAACACCGAGCTTCTCATAAGGAAGCTTCCTTTCCAAAGACTCGTAAGGGAAATCGCTCTGGACTTCAAGACCAATCTCTACTTCCACAGCAGCGCCGTCTCCACTCTCCAAGAAGTCGCAGAGGCCTACCTCGTTGTGCTCTTCGAGGACACCAACCTCTGCACCATTCACCCAAGAGAGTTACCATTATGCCCAAGGACTGAGGCCTACCTTGTTGGGCTCTTGTTTATTTTCAttgaatattgaaattttaatttttaaataaatatttaaaaatgaaaatttgaattttattgaaattgaatcACTTTGTccaaacaagaaaattaaaatataagaatttgaattacctcatccaaacaaaatatttacaaaaggaaaggaattaaaatcaaggcaattaaaatgttatgaatttaaatttcttagaaatttttaaattcctcatccaaacacatggTTAGGGATTGTttgataagagaaaaaaaactatgtTCAGAAATGATGATTCTTAGAAATcctgataattatattttttttggaattgaaaaaaattgcttaattaatcattaaaaaatttatttaaattttttaagaatcaaagaattgtataagttaatttattattttaattatttatcatgttatacaatttaataaaaaaataatatgatatttttatatagaaaatatgAAAGAAGATAAATGCAAAAACTCTAAGTCAAAacttataaatatttcatatttttttaacaaataaaataatttataagaagatgtgttaggaaaaaaaaatattctgttttttttaatatagatttACCGACCACACCGGCTCTTCGGTGGCGGAAGCGTTGACTGGTCTTTCCCTTCTCACTCTCTTCTCTTCACAATAAAAATCCAATCTGTGTTGTTCAGCGCAGCACGCCAAATCAAAGCGCGTGAGAAAAGCAGAAATGGCGGCGGCTACGGCGATTTCTCAGCTAGGCTGTTTTTCCGCCGTCCACCGCAGCTCACACCTCCGGCGCCGCTCGTTTCTGTTCCCTTCCCCTCGCTCCAAGGTCTTTCGCCTCTTtctaattttgattcttttttgtaACTTACTAGGGTTCGTGTTTAACCACAATTGCGTGTTTCAAGCACGCCAATGTAGAAGTTACTAAATAGATCTAAAGCAACGATTCCTGAATCATACGTTGCCCAGGGAATTTTGAAGTAatagtgttaaaaaaaagtaactgaATTTTTGCTTCGAGAACTTTAATTTCCATTGAGAAGTTGTGTTAGGTAGGGATTTTGTTTAGTTTATGGATTGGCTCGCTGAATACATTGAGTGCGTTTTTGAGTTAGCTTgttttgaagaaaatatatataattgagtttTATTAGCGGcttcttgatatattattttaatgattagTTCTTCTTAATCATTCTTTCCCAAACATGATTTAGTGTTGAAGATAGTGCCTTTTGTTCATACAGTTTTGTTTTCTGATTGTTAGTTTTAGTCAAAGGATTTTGTGTGACTGTGTAACTTCTGAAACAGATTACTGAGAAAAGAGCGGCAGCATTAAGTCATTAACAtaaatccattttatttaggaattccataaaaacaaaaaatgtctgCCTGTTTTACCATaggcaatatatttttaatcaccGGAATACCTTGCTTTCCTTCTACTGTTGACTTTTCTGCTGTTAAGCACACATAATCTACATCTTTCAAATTTGGCATCCATGCCTGCTTATATGTAGGCCCTGTTTAGATAAATTTATCCATAAgcacttataggagaagaaaaaaaatagcttacgcataagttaaaatcaacttttagAGAAGCTAAATGATATAGCTTCTACAGATTAGCTTATGCATAGGCTAATTTCAACTTAAACTTGTAGAATaagcttatttccttttttcttcttttcttctcctataagtgcttatagagaaatttatccaaacaaggcATGTAGACATGTTTCTCTGCAAGTACTGAATAGAATGctttattgattatatataCTTGTATGTATATGTAATTCTAATGAGAATACAAAACTTATACATGCATAGCCGAGTGCTGGAAGTGTACATAACTATTCAAGTTGGCCTTAATGATGATAGATTGGCATTTTTCTCCACATTTAGGGGAAAGTCATATTAAGTCTATATGCTTGCACATATCTCTTGCTATATTGCAAGGATAGTGCTAGACAATATCAACAGACTTGAATAACAGCATACATAATGTTACGTAAGAGTTTGCTAGAGcaattatttgttattgataCTAAACAGGAAGCATGTCTCATTTAGTTATCGGTTGTTATGAGTCTGGAGAGGCATGACACGGATACTGCTGGGTCTGATACCAAAAATACACTAAGTTATGCAGTTGATGTGTCAAAGCTACAtgttgaagaaaagaagaactcATATTCAACAAAAGATGGCCATGATGCTGAAAAAATAGGGTTTGGAGAGGCAACACAGGAAAGTGTCGATCAACCGAAAAGGACTGCAAAGATTCATGACTTCTGTTTAGGCATTCCCTTTGGTAAGTGTTTCCTTGTTAGTCAATTTGCATGTTAGGCAACTTTATTGTTAAGTTATAATAATGTGTTCCACTTACAGTGTGCTTGGTTGGATGAAAATGGAGGGGTGGGCtagttctattttaaaaaaaaatgtttttataccATATTTGATTCAGAAATTTGGGAGTGGAAGGGAGGAGATATGGTAGAGCTAAAATCCCTCCCTGCCTGTGTTTGTTTCCCCTTCAATATTtgggggtggggggggggggggggggggggtggatGGGAGGGAAAgtggtttataattttttgactGTGCAGACTAAATTGCCTCAAATTTATTTACCACTTTATTAGGTTAGATCTACATAAGTTGAGA harbors:
- the LOC114406682 gene encoding protein FATTY ACID EXPORT 1, chloroplastic-like — encoded protein: MAAATAISQLGCFSAVHRSSHLRRRSFLFPSPRSKLSVVMSLERHDTDTAGSDTKNTLSYAVDVSKLHVEEKKNSYSTKDGHDAEKIGFGEATQESVDQPKRTAKIHDFCLGIPFGGFVLTGGIIGFLFSRSPATLSSGVLFGGALLFLSTFSMKVWRQGNSSLPFILGQAALAGVLIWKNFQSYSLAKKIFPSGISAIISSAMLCFYLYVLISGGNPPPKKLKASASTA